In Meiothermus ruber DSM 1279, the following proteins share a genomic window:
- a CDS encoding AAA family ATPase has product MNEAPKTTLEPQAVMDAAAKLRTLLLEVKKVIVGQDLMLERMLVALLARGHILIEGVPGLAKTLAIKTMAEAIGASFKRIQFTPDLVPADLVGTRIYNPKEASFEVELGPIFANLILADEINRAPAKIQSALLEAMQERQVTIGHETFKLPDPFLVLATQNPIESEGTYFLPEAQVDRFMFKVWIDYPAFYEEMTVVERVSTKFERVNEVLTGDELRHLQAMADQVHVHQAVTEYAVRLTRATRDPGEVGLSNLKKYISFGGSPRASVNLILGAKALAIVRGREYALPEDVRDLAPEVLRHRIILSYEALADEVKLEEVVQKIIAATPLPKVHIGDPYRDTRPAAENPSA; this is encoded by the coding sequence ATGAACGAAGCGCCTAAAACCACCCTCGAGCCCCAGGCCGTGATGGATGCCGCCGCCAAGCTGCGCACGCTTTTGCTGGAAGTCAAGAAGGTGATTGTGGGGCAGGATCTGATGCTGGAACGCATGCTGGTGGCGCTGCTGGCGCGGGGCCACATCCTGATCGAGGGGGTGCCGGGGCTGGCTAAAACCCTGGCCATCAAGACCATGGCCGAGGCCATCGGGGCCAGCTTCAAGCGCATCCAGTTCACCCCCGACCTGGTGCCCGCCGATCTAGTAGGCACCCGCATCTACAACCCCAAGGAGGCCAGCTTCGAGGTGGAGCTGGGCCCCATCTTTGCCAACCTGATTCTGGCCGACGAGATTAACCGGGCCCCGGCCAAGATCCAGTCGGCTTTGCTCGAGGCCATGCAGGAGCGCCAGGTCACCATCGGACACGAGACCTTCAAGCTGCCCGACCCCTTTTTGGTACTGGCTACGCAGAACCCCATCGAGTCGGAGGGCACCTACTTCCTGCCCGAGGCCCAGGTAGACCGCTTCATGTTCAAGGTATGGATTGACTACCCCGCCTTCTACGAGGAGATGACGGTGGTGGAGCGGGTTTCTACCAAGTTTGAGCGGGTCAACGAGGTGCTCACCGGCGACGAGCTGCGCCACCTGCAGGCCATGGCCGACCAGGTGCACGTACACCAGGCCGTCACCGAGTACGCCGTGCGGCTGACCCGGGCCACCCGCGACCCCGGCGAGGTGGGCCTTTCGAACCTGAAGAAGTACATCAGCTTTGGGGGTAGCCCACGCGCCAGCGTCAACCTGATTCTGGGGGCCAAGGCCCTGGCCATCGTGCGGGGCCGCGAGTACGCCCTGCCCGAGGATGTGCGCGACCTGGCCCCCGAGGTGCTGCGCCACCGCATCATCCTGTCCTACGAGGCCCTGGCCGACGAGGTGAAGCTCGAGGAGGTGGTGCAGAAGATCATTGCCGCCACCCCCTTGCCCAAGG